The Paenibacillus sp. FSL R7-0204 genome includes a region encoding these proteins:
- a CDS encoding lipid II flippase Amj family protein produces the protein MTNSLLVVCLLTLIIHTAETLSYSVRFAGVKLNKIAIALSLTGIIVLVSRTANMVQGPLTAKFVDYAKADDSFPLLNYLRIIMLASSLGTLIAIALFPTFVGLFARVISKLEIEGSIPKLLTSVTVSQLKNTRKYIRRPKVRLSSFRYLGIPKRFIVMNVFVTAFYTVGVLSSMYAAKLLPEFSTTASQASGLINGIATILLTVFIDPQLGIITHKATENVEYRDQLGKIYVLLMGSRFLGSLLGQALLVPGAFIITWLVKLL, from the coding sequence ATGACGAACAGCTTATTAGTGGTATGTCTGTTGACACTGATTATTCATACGGCGGAGACCTTGTCGTATTCGGTGCGGTTTGCCGGAGTGAAGCTGAACAAGATCGCCATCGCTTTATCCCTGACTGGAATTATCGTGCTGGTCTCCAGAACCGCAAATATGGTACAAGGTCCCTTAACGGCGAAGTTCGTAGATTATGCCAAAGCTGACGACAGCTTCCCGCTGCTCAACTATCTGCGGATTATTATGCTGGCCTCTTCACTGGGGACATTGATCGCTATCGCCTTGTTCCCGACCTTCGTAGGACTATTCGCAAGAGTGATTTCCAAGCTTGAGATCGAAGGCTCCATCCCTAAGCTTCTGACGAGTGTAACGGTCAGCCAGCTCAAGAATACGCGCAAATATATCCGCAGACCGAAGGTCAGGCTGAGCAGCTTCCGTTATCTTGGAATTCCCAAGCGCTTTATCGTGATGAATGTCTTCGTGACGGCCTTCTACACGGTTGGCGTATTATCCTCGATGTATGCGGCCAAGCTGCTGCCGGAATTCAGCACCACTGCTTCCCAGGCATCCGGACTGATTAACGGGATAGCAACGATACTGCTGACGGTGTTCATCGATCCGCAGCTGGGAATCATCACCCATAAGGCAACGGAGAATGTGGAATACCGTGACCAGCTCGGGAAGATCTATGTACTCTTGATGGGCTCGCGCTTCCTGGGATCTCTGCTGGGCCAAGCCCTGCTGGTACCGGGAGCCTTCATTATCACCTGGCTGGTGAAGCTGCTCTGA
- a CDS encoding ribosomal maturation YjgA family protein, with protein MRILNLQSRMIYCGAVLLSVLLGLGTRAYGNSLPHFVSEHFGDAIWAGMIYLASRVLLIRHPLWMSLVLSLCFSFGIEFSQLYQAEWILHVRATTLGSLILGHGFLWMDLVRYTAGILFCWTVDQILQN; from the coding sequence TTGCGGATTTTGAATTTACAATCCAGAATGATCTACTGCGGCGCAGTACTCCTGTCCGTCTTGCTGGGTCTTGGGACCAGGGCATACGGGAACTCGCTGCCGCACTTTGTCAGCGAACACTTTGGGGATGCAATCTGGGCAGGGATGATCTACCTTGCTTCCCGTGTGCTGCTGATCCGGCATCCGCTATGGATGTCGCTGGTCCTTAGCCTGTGCTTCAGCTTCGGAATTGAGTTCAGCCAGCTCTATCAGGCAGAGTGGATTCTGCATGTTCGTGCTACAACCCTTGGCAGCTTGATTCTCGGCCACGGCTTTCTCTGGATGGATCTGGTCCGGTATACAGCCGGAATTCTGTTCTGCTGGACGGTGGACCAAATCTTACAAAATTGA
- a CDS encoding NUDIX domain-containing protein: MSMSEYYRELRGKAGNGLLMMPSVAAVVRDEQDRILLIRKKDETLWGLPAGAVEPGETPSRALRREVFEESGLMVTPEQIIGVFGGEKFRYEYSNGDQVEYTVIVFECVIVKGQLRSLDGEAEELRFFKEDELPGLTIPYPPKLFVRDGAASRKVIWE; the protein is encoded by the coding sequence ATGTCAATGTCTGAGTATTACCGGGAACTACGGGGCAAGGCGGGCAACGGGCTGTTAATGATGCCGTCCGTAGCAGCTGTAGTAAGGGATGAACAGGATCGGATTCTGCTGATCCGCAAAAAGGATGAGACCTTATGGGGTCTGCCTGCCGGAGCGGTTGAACCTGGAGAGACCCCGTCCAGGGCGCTGCGCAGAGAGGTGTTCGAAGAGAGCGGCTTAATGGTTACGCCTGAACAGATTATCGGCGTCTTCGGCGGTGAGAAATTCAGATATGAATATAGTAATGGAGATCAGGTAGAGTACACGGTTATTGTATTTGAATGTGTCATTGTTAAAGGTCAGCTCAGGAGCCTGGACGGAGAAGCGGAGGAGCTGAGATTCTTCAAGGAAGATGAACTGCCGGGGCTGACAATCCCTTATCCTCCGAAGCTGTTCGTGCGGGATGGTGCTGCATCGCGCAAGGTTATATGGGAATGA